ATAGATTCGGCTGGTCGGGGACTGATCATCGAGCCGTCTCCGGCGCAGCGCGACAGACGGAGGCAGCCGGCGATGGCAACGGTGCGCGACACGACGTACAACCTGCTGCGCGACCTGGGCCTGACCACCGTCTTCGGCAACCCCGGTTCCACCGAGGAACCCTTCCTGCGGAACTTCCCGGCCGACTTCCAGTACGTGCACGCGCTGCAGGAGGCAGCGGCCGTGGGAATGGCCGACGGGTACGCCCAGGCAACCGGGAAGCCCGCGCATGTGAACCTGCACACCGCCCCGGGCACCGGCAACGGCATGGGCAACCTGGTCACCGCCTGGCACAACAAGACCCCGCTGATCGTCACCGCCGGGCAGCAGAACCGGGAGATGCTGCTGATCGAACCCCGGCTGGCCAGCCGCCAGGCGGTGGAGCTGGCCCAGCCGTACGTGAAGTGGAGCCACGAGCCGGTCCGGGCGCAGGACATCCCGGCGGCGCTGATGCGGGCGTACGCGACGGCGGTGCAGCCCCCGACCGGGCCGGTCTACCTCTCCCTGCCGATGGACGACTGGGACCGGCCGGCCGGCCGGCCGCCGCAGGTGCGCGGCGTGGCCACCCGGTACGCGCCGGACCCGGTGCGGCTGCGCGACTTCGCCGCCGTGCTGGCGGCCAGCCGCTCCCCGGTGCTGGTGCTCGGCGCGGCGGTGGACCGGGCCGACGCCTGGCCGGCGGCGGTCGCCCTGGCCGAGCGGCTGGCCGCGCCGGTCTGGTCCTCCCCGGCGCCGGAGCGGGCCGTCTTCCCCGAGGACCATCCGCACTTCCGGGGCGTGCTGCCGTTCGCCATCGAGCCGCTGGCGGAGGCGCTGCGCGGGCACGACACGGTGCTGGTGGTCGGCGCGCCGGTGTTCCGCTACTACCCGCACGTGCCGGGCGACTACCTGCCGGCCGAGGCGCGGCTGCTGCACGTCACCGACGACCCCGACGAGTCGGCCCGGGCCCCGGTCGGGGAGAGCCTGCTCGGCGACGCCGGGCTGGCCCTGACGGGCCTGCTGGACCTGCTGCCGGCGACGGACCGTCCCGCCCCGACCGCCCGCCCCGAGCCGGAGCCGCCGGCGGAGTCGAGCCCGCCGAGCGCGGACGCCCTCTTCGCCGCGCTGGCCAGGCGCTGGCCGACCGACGGGGTGCTGGTGCAGGAGTCCCCGTCCAACCTGTCCGCGCTGCGCCGCCGGCTGCGGGTCAGCCGACCCGGGTCGTACTTCACGATGGCCAGCGGGGGGTTGGGATTCGGGCTGCCGGCGGCGGTGGGGATCGCCCTGGCGGAGCGGGACACCGGGCGCGGCCGGCCGGTGGTGGCGGTGATCGGCGACGGGTCGTTCCACTACTCGGTGCAGGCGCTCTGGACCGCCGCCCGGCTGCGGCTGCCGCTGCCCGTCGTGGTCCCGGTCAACCACCAGTACGCGATCCTCAAGGCGTTCGCCGAGTTCAAGCACACGCCCGGGGTGCCCGCGCTGGACCTGCCCGGGCTGGACGTGATCGCGGTGGCGCACGGTTACGGCTGCGCCGCCGAGGTGGTGGACCCGCTCGACCGGCTCGGCGACGCCCTGGGCACGGCCCTCGCCGCCGACCGGCCGACGGTGCTGCCGGTGCCGATCAGCACCGAGGTGCCGCGCATCCTGTAGCCGTCACCAGCCGGCGGGTCGGTCGGGCGCGGCTCAGCGCTGGCCGACCACCAGCGGCGCGCCGGTGAGCACGTCGAGCACCGGTCGGACACCCAGCGAGGCCCGCAGCGTGACGGTGACCGGGTGGATGATCAGCTGGTCGGTGCAGGCGCCGGTCGAGCGGGTCACGCCCCCGCCGACCACCACCACGTCGTCGCGC
The window above is part of the Micromonospora inositola genome. Proteins encoded here:
- the mdlC gene encoding benzoylformate decarboxylase — its product is MATVRDTTYNLLRDLGLTTVFGNPGSTEEPFLRNFPADFQYVHALQEAAAVGMADGYAQATGKPAHVNLHTAPGTGNGMGNLVTAWHNKTPLIVTAGQQNREMLLIEPRLASRQAVELAQPYVKWSHEPVRAQDIPAALMRAYATAVQPPTGPVYLSLPMDDWDRPAGRPPQVRGVATRYAPDPVRLRDFAAVLAASRSPVLVLGAAVDRADAWPAAVALAERLAAPVWSSPAPERAVFPEDHPHFRGVLPFAIEPLAEALRGHDTVLVVGAPVFRYYPHVPGDYLPAEARLLHVTDDPDESARAPVGESLLGDAGLALTGLLDLLPATDRPAPTARPEPEPPAESSPPSADALFAALARRWPTDGVLVQESPSNLSALRRRLRVSRPGSYFTMASGGLGFGLPAAVGIALAERDTGRGRPVVAVIGDGSFHYSVQALWTAARLRLPLPVVVPVNHQYAILKAFAEFKHTPGVPALDLPGLDVIAVAHGYGCAAEVVDPLDRLGDALGTALAADRPTVLPVPISTEVPRIL